In one Cronobacter dublinensis subsp. dublinensis LMG 23823 genomic region, the following are encoded:
- the mfd gene encoding transcription-repair coupling factor has product MPEQYRYTLPVKAGDQRQLGELTGAACAVEVAEMAERHAGPLVLIAPDMQNALRLHDEIQQFTESLVMNLADWETLPYDSFSPHQEIISSRLSTLYQLPGMQRGVLILPVNTLMQRVCPHSFLHGHALVMQKGQQLSRDTLRTQLDQAGYRHVDQVMAHGEYATRGALLDLYPMGSEQPYRIDFFDDEIDSLRLFDVDTQRTLEEVEAINLLPAHEFPTDKAAIELFRSQWRDRFEVKRDPEHIYQQVSKGTLPAGIEYWQPLFFSEPLPPLFSYFPKNTLVVSTGDLEASADRFWADAVARFENRGVDPMRPLLPPEELWLRTDELYAQLKAWPRVQLKTEALADKAANTNLGYQPLPDIAVQAQQKAPLDSLRRFLESFTGPVIFSVESEGRREALSELLSRIKIAPKRLLRLEDAADGGCYLSIGAAERGFIDTLRHRAFICESDLLGERVTRRRQESRRTINPDTLIRNLAELRPGQPVVHLEHGVGRYAGLTTLEAGGITAEYLMLTYAGDAKLYVPVSSLHLISRYAGGAEDNAPLHKLGGDAWSKARQKAAEKVRDVAAELLDIYAQRAAKAGFAFKHDKEQYQLFCEGFPFETTPDQAQAINAVLSDMCQPLAMDRLVCGDVGFGKTEVAMRAAFLAVENNKQVAVLVPTTLLAQQHYDNFRDRFANWPVRIELLSRFRSAKEQAQVLEQAAEGKVDILIGTHKLLQSDVKMKDLGLLIVDEEHRFGVRHKERIKAMRADVDILTLTATPIPRTLNMAMSGMRDLSIIATPPARRLAVKTFVREYDNLVVREAILREVLRGGQVYYLYNDVENIQKAAQRLADLVPEARIAIGHGQMRERELERVMNDFHHQRFNVLVCTTIIETGIDIPTANTIIIERADHFGLAQLHQLRGRVGRSHHQAYAWLLTPPPKAMTTDAQKRLEAIASLEDLGAGFALATHDLEIRGAGELLGEDQSGQMETIGFSLYMELLENAVDALKAGREPSLEDLTSQQTEVELRMPSLLPEAFIPDVNTRLSFYKRVASAKKEQELEEIKVELIDRFGLLPDPARNLLDIAALRQQAQKLGVRKIEANEKGGTIEFAEKNHVDPGWLIGLLQKEPQHYRLDGPTRLKFFRELDERKTRMEWVRQFMAQLAEHTLP; this is encoded by the coding sequence ATGCCTGAACAATATCGTTACACTCTGCCCGTCAAAGCGGGCGATCAGCGTCAACTGGGTGAACTTACCGGCGCGGCCTGCGCCGTCGAGGTGGCGGAAATGGCGGAACGCCACGCCGGCCCGCTGGTGCTTATCGCGCCGGATATGCAAAACGCCCTGCGTCTGCACGATGAAATTCAACAGTTTACCGAAAGCCTGGTGATGAACCTCGCCGACTGGGAGACGCTGCCTTACGACAGCTTCTCGCCGCATCAGGAAATTATCTCCTCGCGCCTCTCGACACTCTACCAGTTGCCGGGCATGCAGCGCGGCGTGCTGATCCTGCCGGTGAACACGCTGATGCAGCGCGTCTGTCCGCACAGCTTTTTGCACGGCCACGCGCTGGTGATGCAAAAAGGCCAGCAGCTCTCACGCGATACGCTGCGCACTCAGCTTGACCAGGCGGGTTACCGTCATGTGGACCAGGTGATGGCGCATGGCGAATACGCCACCCGCGGCGCGCTGCTCGATCTCTATCCGATGGGCAGCGAGCAGCCCTACCGCATCGACTTTTTCGATGACGAAATCGACAGCCTGCGGTTGTTTGACGTCGACACCCAGCGCACGCTGGAAGAAGTCGAGGCCATAAACCTGCTGCCGGCGCATGAATTCCCGACCGACAAAGCGGCCATTGAACTGTTCCGCAGCCAGTGGCGCGACCGTTTCGAGGTGAAACGCGACCCGGAGCATATTTATCAGCAGGTGAGCAAAGGCACCCTGCCCGCCGGGATCGAATACTGGCAGCCGCTGTTTTTCAGCGAGCCGCTGCCGCCGCTGTTCAGCTATTTCCCGAAAAACACGCTGGTGGTAAGCACAGGCGATCTCGAAGCGAGCGCTGACCGCTTCTGGGCCGACGCCGTGGCGCGTTTTGAGAACCGCGGCGTTGACCCGATGCGTCCGCTGCTGCCGCCGGAAGAACTCTGGCTGCGCACCGATGAGCTTTACGCGCAGCTGAAAGCCTGGCCGCGCGTGCAACTCAAAACCGAAGCGCTCGCCGATAAAGCCGCGAATACCAACCTCGGCTATCAGCCGCTGCCGGATATCGCCGTCCAGGCCCAGCAGAAAGCGCCGCTCGACAGCCTGCGCCGTTTTCTTGAATCGTTCACCGGGCCGGTGATTTTCTCGGTGGAGAGTGAGGGCCGCCGCGAGGCGCTCTCTGAATTGTTGTCGCGCATTAAAATCGCGCCGAAGCGCCTGCTGCGTCTGGAAGATGCCGCCGACGGCGGCTGCTACCTGAGCATCGGCGCGGCGGAGCGCGGGTTTATCGACACCCTGCGCCACCGGGCGTTTATCTGCGAAAGCGATCTGCTGGGCGAGCGCGTGACGCGCCGCCGCCAGGAGAGCCGCCGCACCATTAACCCGGACACCCTTATTCGCAACCTGGCGGAGCTGCGCCCCGGCCAGCCGGTCGTGCATCTGGAGCATGGCGTTGGCCGTTATGCCGGGCTGACGACGCTGGAAGCGGGCGGCATTACCGCTGAATATCTGATGCTCACCTATGCCGGTGACGCGAAATTGTATGTGCCGGTCTCGTCGCTGCATCTGATTAGCCGCTATGCGGGCGGCGCGGAAGATAATGCGCCGCTGCATAAGCTTGGCGGCGATGCCTGGAGCAAAGCGCGCCAGAAGGCGGCGGAGAAAGTGCGCGACGTGGCGGCCGAGCTGCTGGATATCTACGCCCAGCGCGCCGCCAAAGCCGGGTTCGCCTTTAAGCATGACAAAGAGCAGTACCAACTCTTCTGCGAAGGCTTCCCGTTTGAGACGACGCCCGATCAGGCGCAGGCCATTAACGCGGTGCTGAGCGATATGTGCCAGCCGCTGGCGATGGATCGTCTGGTCTGCGGCGACGTGGGCTTTGGTAAAACCGAAGTGGCGATGCGCGCGGCGTTCCTCGCCGTCGAGAACAATAAACAGGTGGCGGTGCTGGTGCCCACCACCCTGCTGGCCCAGCAGCATTACGACAATTTCCGCGACCGTTTCGCCAACTGGCCGGTGCGCATTGAGCTGCTGTCGCGTTTTCGTAGCGCCAAAGAGCAGGCGCAGGTGCTGGAGCAGGCCGCTGAGGGGAAAGTCGATATTCTTATCGGCACTCACAAGCTGTTGCAGAGCGACGTGAAGATGAAAGATCTGGGGCTTCTCATCGTCGATGAAGAGCACCGCTTCGGCGTGCGTCACAAAGAGCGTATCAAGGCGATGCGCGCCGACGTTGATATCCTGACGCTTACCGCGACGCCGATTCCGCGCACGCTTAACATGGCGATGAGCGGCATGCGCGATCTGTCGATTATCGCCACGCCGCCCGCGCGTCGTCTGGCGGTAAAAACCTTCGTGCGCGAGTATGACAACCTGGTGGTGCGCGAGGCAATCCTGCGTGAAGTGCTGCGCGGCGGGCAGGTCTATTACCTTTACAATGACGTTGAAAATATTCAGAAAGCCGCCCAGCGGCTGGCGGATCTGGTGCCGGAGGCGCGTATCGCCATCGGCCACGGCCAGATGCGCGAGCGCGAGCTGGAGCGGGTGATGAACGATTTCCACCACCAGCGCTTCAACGTGCTGGTCTGCACCACGATTATCGAAACCGGTATCGATATTCCGACCGCCAACACCATTATCATCGAGCGCGCCGACCACTTTGGTCTCGCGCAGCTGCACCAGCTCCGTGGCCGCGTGGGCCGTTCGCACCATCAGGCTTACGCCTGGCTGCTGACGCCGCCGCCGAAGGCCATGACCACCGACGCGCAGAAACGTCTCGAAGCTATCGCCTCGCTGGAAGATCTGGGCGCCGGTTTTGCGCTGGCGACGCACGATCTGGAAATTCGCGGCGCGGGTGAACTGCTGGGCGAAGATCAGAGCGGCCAGATGGAAACCATCGGCTTCTCGCTCTATATGGAACTGCTGGAAAACGCCGTCGATGCGCTGAAAGCCGGTCGCGAGCCGTCGCTTGAAGATCTCACCAGCCAGCAGACCGAAGTGGAGCTGCGGATGCCCTCGCTGCTGCCGGAAGCCTTTATCCCGGACGTCAACACGCGCCTGTCGTTCTACAAGCGCGTTGCCAGCGCCAAAAAAGAGCAGGAGCTTGAAGAGATCAAAGTCGAGCTTATCGACCGCTTTGGCCTGCTGCCGGATCCGGCGCGCAATCTGCTGGATATCGCCGCCCTGCGCCAGCAGGCGCAGAAGCTGGGCGTGCGTAAAATCGAGGCAAACGAGAAAGGCGGCACCATTGAGTTTGCCGAGAAGAACCATGTTGATCCGGGCTGGCTTATCGGTCTGCTGCAAAAAGAGCCGCAGCATTACCGCCTCGACGGTCCGACGCGCCTGAAGTTCTTCCGCGAGCTTGACGAGCGTAAAACCCGTATGGAGTGGGTGCGTCAGTTTATGGCGCAACTCGCCGAGCACACCCTGCCGTAA
- the lolC gene encoding lipoprotein-releasing ABC transporter permease subunit LolC: MYQPVALFIGLRYMRGRAADRFGRFVSWLSTIGITLGVLALVTVLSVMNGFERELQNNILGLMPQAVVSASKGSVNPQQLPADSLHLQGVNRVAPLTTGDVVLQSARSVAVGVMLGIDPTLRDPLTPYLVNVRQQDLAAGKYNIILGEQLAGQLGVKRGDQLRLMVPSASQFTPMGRLPSQRLFTVIGTFAANSEVDGYQMLVNIQDASRLMRYPAGNITGWRLWLNEPLKVDVLSQQTLPAGTEWHDWRDRKGELFQAVRMEKNMMGLLLSLIVAVAAFNIITSLGLMVMEKQGEVAILQTQGLTRRQIMAVFMVQGASAGVIGALFGALLGALLASQLNNLMPVIGAFLDGAALPVVIEPLQVIGIALAAMAVALLSTLYPSWRAAATEPAEALRYE, encoded by the coding sequence ATGTATCAACCTGTCGCGTTATTTATCGGCCTGCGCTATATGCGCGGGCGTGCAGCAGACCGCTTCGGCCGCTTCGTCTCCTGGCTCTCCACTATTGGCATCACGCTTGGCGTGCTGGCGCTGGTGACAGTGCTCTCCGTGATGAACGGTTTCGAGCGTGAACTGCAGAACAACATTCTCGGGCTGATGCCGCAGGCGGTAGTCAGCGCATCTAAAGGCTCCGTCAATCCGCAGCAGCTGCCTGCTGACAGCCTCCACTTACAGGGCGTTAACCGCGTTGCGCCACTGACCACCGGGGATGTGGTGCTGCAAAGCGCCCGCAGCGTGGCGGTCGGCGTGATGCTGGGCATCGATCCGACGCTGCGTGACCCGCTGACGCCGTATCTGGTGAACGTCAGACAGCAGGATTTGGCCGCCGGGAAATACAATATCATTCTCGGCGAACAGCTTGCGGGCCAGCTTGGCGTCAAGCGCGGCGATCAGCTGCGCCTGATGGTGCCGTCGGCAAGCCAGTTTACGCCGATGGGTCGACTGCCGAGCCAGCGTCTCTTTACCGTCATCGGTACCTTCGCCGCCAACAGTGAAGTGGACGGCTATCAGATGCTGGTGAATATCCAGGACGCCTCGCGCCTGATGCGCTACCCGGCGGGCAACATCACCGGCTGGCGGCTGTGGCTGAACGAGCCGCTCAAGGTCGATGTGCTGAGCCAGCAGACGCTACCGGCGGGTACTGAATGGCACGACTGGCGCGATCGCAAGGGCGAGCTGTTTCAGGCCGTGCGCATGGAGAAAAACATGATGGGCCTGCTGCTGAGCCTCATCGTCGCCGTCGCTGCGTTTAACATCATCACCTCGCTTGGGCTGATGGTGATGGAGAAGCAGGGCGAGGTAGCGATTCTGCAAACCCAGGGGCTGACGCGCCGTCAGATCATGGCGGTGTTTATGGTGCAGGGCGCGAGCGCGGGCGTCATCGGCGCGCTCTTTGGCGCGCTGCTCGGCGCGCTGCTCGCCAGTCAGTTGAATAACCTGATGCCGGTCATCGGCGCGTTCCTTGACGGCGCGGCGCTGCCGGTCGTTATCGAACCGTTGCAGGTCATCGGGATTGCGCTGGCGGCGATGGCCGTCGCGCTGTTGTCCACGCTTTATCCTTCCTGGCGCGCCGCCGCCACCGAACCCGCTGAGGCTTTACGTTATGAGTAA
- the lolD gene encoding lipoprotein-releasing ABC transporter ATP-binding protein LolD: MSNSVLLQCDNLCKRYQEGKVQTDVLHNVSFSIDAGEMMAIVGSSGSGKSTLLHLLGGLDTPTSGDVIFSGRPLSTLSSSAKAELRNRELGFIYQFHHLLPDFTAMENVAMPLLIGKAPKAETERRALAMLDAVGLAHRSSHRPSELSGGERQRVAIARALVNNPRLVLADEPTGNLDARNADSIFDLLGELNKTQGTAFLVVTHDLQLAKRLSRQLEMRDGHLNPELTLMGRA; this comes from the coding sequence ATGAGTAATTCTGTGCTGTTACAGTGCGACAACCTGTGCAAACGCTACCAGGAAGGCAAAGTGCAAACGGATGTGTTGCACAACGTCAGCTTCAGCATCGACGCGGGCGAAATGATGGCGATTGTCGGGAGCTCCGGCTCCGGCAAAAGTACGCTGCTGCACCTGTTAGGCGGGCTCGACACGCCGACCTCCGGCGACGTGATTTTCAGCGGGCGACCGCTCAGCACGCTCTCGTCCTCGGCCAAAGCCGAACTGCGTAACCGCGAGCTCGGCTTTATCTACCAGTTCCACCACCTGCTGCCGGATTTCACCGCGATGGAAAACGTGGCGATGCCGCTGCTTATCGGTAAAGCGCCGAAGGCGGAGACCGAGCGCCGGGCGCTGGCGATGCTTGACGCCGTGGGGCTCGCGCACCGCAGCAGCCATCGCCCGTCGGAGCTCTCCGGTGGCGAGCGTCAGCGCGTCGCCATCGCACGCGCGCTGGTGAATAACCCGCGTCTGGTGCTGGCGGATGAACCGACCGGCAACCTCGATGCGCGCAATGCCGACAGCATTTTCGATCTGCTTGGCGAGCTTAACAAAACCCAGGGCACCGCGTTTCTTGTGGTGACGCACGATCTGCAACTGGCGAAGCGTCTCTCGCGTCAGCTGGAGATGCGCGACGGGCATCTGAACCCTGAACTGACCCTGATGGGGAGGGCGTAA
- the lolE gene encoding lipoprotein-releasing ABC transporter permease subunit LolE: MGSALSLLIGLRFSRGRRRSGMVSLISVISTVGIALGVAVLIVGLSAMNGFERELNNRILAVVPHGEIEPVDQPWRGWQQAVTRIEKVDGIVAAAPYVNFTGLVESGANLRAIQVKGVDPAQEQRLSALPRYVQNNAWQSFQAGKQQIIIGKGVADALKVKQGDWLSIMIPNSDDDHKLLQPKRVRLQVAGILQLSGQLDHSFAMVPLADAQGYLNLGDSVTGIAIKVKDVFNANQLVRDAGQVTDAYVYIKSWINTYGYMYRDIQMIRAIMYLAMVLVIGVACFNIVSTLVMAVKDKSSDIAVLRTLGAKDGLIRAIFVWYGLLAGLLGSVSGVVVGVLASWQLTAIIHVIEKLIGHHFLSGDIYFIDFLPSELHALDVVYVLVTALVLSLLASWYPARRASRIDPARVLSGQ; the protein is encoded by the coding sequence ATGGGTTCCGCGTTATCGTTACTGATTGGCCTGCGTTTTAGCCGGGGCCGTCGGCGCAGCGGCATGGTGTCGCTGATTTCCGTGATTTCGACCGTCGGTATTGCGCTTGGCGTGGCGGTGCTGATTGTGGGCTTAAGCGCTATGAATGGGTTTGAGCGCGAGCTGAATAATCGCATTCTGGCGGTGGTGCCACACGGCGAAATTGAGCCGGTCGACCAGCCGTGGCGTGGCTGGCAGCAGGCCGTGACGCGCATTGAGAAAGTCGACGGCATTGTCGCGGCAGCGCCCTACGTCAACTTTACCGGGCTGGTAGAGAGCGGGGCGAACCTGCGCGCCATTCAGGTCAAAGGCGTCGACCCGGCGCAGGAGCAGCGCCTGAGCGCGTTGCCGCGCTATGTGCAGAATAACGCCTGGCAGAGTTTCCAGGCGGGCAAACAGCAAATCATTATCGGGAAAGGCGTTGCGGATGCGCTGAAGGTGAAGCAGGGCGACTGGCTTTCCATTATGATCCCCAATTCCGACGACGACCATAAGCTGCTACAGCCAAAACGCGTGCGTTTGCAGGTGGCGGGCATTCTGCAGCTAAGCGGCCAGCTCGATCACAGTTTCGCGATGGTGCCGCTGGCCGATGCGCAGGGGTATCTGAACTTAGGTGACAGTGTCACGGGTATCGCCATTAAGGTTAAAGATGTCTTCAACGCAAACCAGCTGGTGCGTGACGCAGGCCAGGTCACCGATGCCTACGTTTACATCAAAAGCTGGATCAACACCTACGGTTATATGTATCGCGATATCCAGATGATCCGCGCCATTATGTACCTGGCGATGGTGCTGGTGATAGGCGTCGCCTGCTTTAATATCGTCTCCACGCTGGTGATGGCGGTGAAAGATAAAAGCAGCGACATCGCGGTGCTGCGCACGCTCGGCGCGAAAGACGGCCTGATCCGCGCGATTTTCGTCTGGTACGGGCTGCTCGCGGGCCTGCTCGGCTCGGTCAGCGGCGTGGTGGTCGGCGTGCTGGCGTCCTGGCAGCTGACCGCGATTATTCACGTGATTGAAAAACTGATCGGCCATCATTTTCTCTCCGGCGATATCTATTTTATCGACTTCCTGCCGTCAGAACTGCACGCGCTGGACGTGGTGTATGTGCTGGTCACGGCGCTGGTGCTGAGCCTGCTGGCGAGCTGGTATCCGGCGCGGCGCGCAAGCCGCATCGACCCGGCGCGGGTGCTGAGCGGGCAATAA
- the nagK gene encoding N-acetylglucosamine kinase encodes MYYGFDIGGSKIALGVYDDARRLQWQTRVATPHDSYENFLDAIAALVNDADSRFGAAGHVGVGIPGIPETDDGLLYAANLPAASGRAVRRDLSARLGREVRIDNDANCFALSEAWDDDFRVYPVVMGLILGTGVGGGVIVDGKPVTGRSFITGEFGHIRLPVDALAILGRDIPLLRCGCGQHGCIENYLSGRGFAWLWQHFYHQSLDAPEIIARWHQGDAQAQAHVERYTDLLAVCVASLLTVLDPHLVVLGGGLSGFAHLTTALSEKLPAHLLPVAKVPRIEQARHGDAGGMRGAAFLHLTRSRS; translated from the coding sequence ATGTATTACGGGTTTGACATTGGCGGCAGCAAAATCGCCCTCGGGGTGTACGATGACGCGCGGCGCCTGCAATGGCAAACCCGCGTCGCGACGCCGCACGACAGTTACGAGAATTTCCTTGACGCTATCGCCGCCCTGGTGAACGACGCGGACTCCCGCTTCGGCGCCGCGGGTCACGTTGGCGTCGGCATTCCCGGTATTCCTGAAACCGACGACGGGCTGCTTTATGCGGCCAACCTGCCCGCCGCCAGCGGCAGGGCGGTGCGACGCGACCTCAGCGCGCGGCTTGGGCGCGAGGTGCGTATCGATAACGACGCCAACTGTTTCGCGCTCTCCGAAGCCTGGGATGACGACTTTCGCGTTTACCCGGTGGTAATGGGGCTTATTCTTGGCACCGGCGTCGGCGGCGGGGTTATCGTTGACGGCAAACCGGTGACCGGGCGCAGCTTTATCACGGGCGAGTTCGGGCACATTCGGCTGCCGGTGGACGCGCTCGCGATCCTCGGGCGCGATATCCCGCTTCTTCGCTGCGGCTGCGGTCAGCATGGCTGCATTGAGAACTATCTTTCGGGCCGGGGCTTTGCATGGCTCTGGCAACACTTCTACCATCAATCACTGGACGCGCCGGAAATTATTGCGCGCTGGCATCAGGGTGATGCACAGGCGCAGGCGCATGTGGAGCGCTACACTGACCTGCTGGCGGTGTGTGTGGCAAGCCTCCTCACGGTGCTGGATCCGCACCTGGTGGTGCTGGGCGGCGGGTTGTCGGGGTTTGCGCATCTGACGACGGCGCTCTCAGAGAAGCTGCCCGCCCATCTGCTGCCTGTGGCGAAAGTGCCACGCATTGAGCAAGCACGTCATGGCGATGCAGGCGGTATGCGTGGCGCGGCTTTTCTCCATCTCACACGCTCACGGAGTTGA
- the cobB gene encoding Sir2 family NAD+-dependent deacetylase, producing MQSRRLHRLGRFRKNKRRLRERLRQRIFFRDRIMVPEEMNKPVVVVLTGAGISAESGIRTFRAADGLWEEHRVEDVATPEGFARNPQLVQDFYNARRRQLQQPEIKPNAAHLALARLEEAFGDRFLLITQNIDNLHERAGNKNVVHMHGELLKVRCSQSGQVLEWTGDVTPADKCHCCQFPAPLRPHVVWFGEMPLGMDRIYEALAHADVFIAIGTSGHVYPAAGFVHEAKLQGAHTVELNLEPSQVGSEFEEKHYGLASQVVPEYVEKLLKGL from the coding sequence ATGCAATCGCGTCGTCTGCACCGGCTGGGCCGGTTTCGAAAGAATAAACGTCGGCTGCGCGAGCGGCTGCGCCAGCGAATTTTTTTCCGGGACAGAATTATGGTACCTGAAGAGATGAATAAACCTGTGGTGGTTGTGTTAACCGGGGCGGGTATCTCGGCGGAGTCGGGCATTCGCACCTTCCGCGCCGCCGACGGGCTGTGGGAAGAGCATCGGGTGGAGGATGTGGCGACGCCGGAAGGTTTCGCGCGCAATCCGCAGCTGGTGCAGGATTTTTACAACGCCCGGCGGCGTCAGCTCCAGCAGCCGGAGATTAAGCCCAACGCGGCGCATCTGGCGCTGGCGCGGCTGGAGGAGGCGTTCGGCGACCGCTTTTTGCTGATAACCCAGAATATCGATAACCTGCACGAGCGCGCCGGCAATAAAAATGTGGTGCATATGCATGGCGAACTGCTGAAGGTACGCTGTTCGCAGAGCGGGCAGGTGCTGGAGTGGACCGGCGACGTGACGCCCGCCGATAAGTGCCACTGTTGCCAGTTCCCCGCGCCGCTGCGCCCGCACGTGGTGTGGTTCGGCGAGATGCCACTCGGCATGGACCGGATTTACGAGGCGCTGGCGCATGCCGACGTGTTTATCGCCATCGGCACCTCCGGGCATGTTTACCCGGCCGCCGGTTTCGTACACGAAGCGAAATTGCAGGGCGCGCATACGGTTGAGTTAAATCTCGAACCGAGTCAGGTCGGCAGCGAATTCGAAGAGAAGCATTACGGGCTCGCAAGCCAGGTGGTGCCGGAGTATGTTGAGAAACTGCTGAAAGGGCTTTGA
- the potD gene encoding spermidine/putrescine ABC transporter substrate-binding protein PotD: MKQWSRHLLAAGALAVGMSAAQADDGKTLYFYNWTEYVPPGLLEQFTKETGIKVIYSTYESNETMYAKLKTYQQGAYDLVVPSTYFVDKMRKEGMIQKIDKSKLSNFHNLDPAMLNKPFDPNNDYSVPYIWGATAIGVNSDAIDPKSVTSWADLWKPEYKGSLLLTDDAREVFQMALRKLGLSGNTTDPKEIEAAYNELKTLMPNVAAFNSDNPANPYLEGEVNLGMVWNGSAWVARQAGAPLEVVWPKEGGIFWMDSLAIPANAKNVEGAHKLINFLLRPDVAKQVAETIGYPTPNLAARKLLKKEVAEDKSLYPDEATIQKGEWQNDVGDASAIYESYYQKLKAGR; the protein is encoded by the coding sequence ATGAAACAATGGTCACGCCACCTGCTTGCAGCGGGTGCTCTGGCGGTCGGCATGAGCGCCGCGCAGGCTGACGACGGTAAAACGCTCTACTTTTACAACTGGACCGAGTATGTGCCGCCAGGCCTGCTGGAGCAGTTCACCAAAGAGACCGGCATCAAGGTTATCTATTCGACCTATGAATCGAACGAGACCATGTACGCCAAGCTGAAAACCTATCAGCAGGGCGCGTACGATCTGGTGGTGCCGTCCACTTACTTTGTCGACAAGATGCGCAAGGAAGGGATGATCCAGAAGATAGACAAGAGCAAGCTGTCGAACTTTCATAACCTGGATCCGGCGATGCTGAACAAGCCGTTCGACCCGAATAATGACTATTCCGTACCCTATATCTGGGGGGCGACAGCCATCGGCGTGAACAGCGATGCGATCGATCCCAAAAGCGTGACGTCCTGGGCGGATCTCTGGAAGCCGGAATATAAAGGCAGCCTGCTGTTGACCGACGACGCGCGCGAAGTGTTCCAGATGGCGCTGCGTAAGCTCGGGCTTTCCGGCAATACCACCGACCCGAAAGAAATTGAAGCGGCGTACAACGAGCTGAAAACGCTGATGCCGAACGTGGCGGCGTTTAACTCCGACAACCCGGCGAACCCGTATCTTGAAGGCGAAGTGAATCTTGGCATGGTGTGGAACGGCTCCGCGTGGGTCGCGCGTCAGGCCGGCGCGCCGCTGGAGGTAGTCTGGCCGAAGGAAGGCGGGATTTTCTGGATGGACAGTCTGGCCATTCCGGCGAACGCGAAAAACGTCGAGGGCGCGCATAAGCTGATTAACTTCCTGCTGCGCCCGGACGTGGCCAAACAGGTGGCTGAAACCATCGGCTACCCGACGCCGAACCTCGCCGCCCGCAAGCTGCTCAAAAAAGAGGTGGCGGAGGATAAATCGCTCTACCCGGACGAGGCGACCATTCAGAAAGGCGAATGGCAGAACGACGTCGGCGACGCGAGCGCGATTTATGAGTCGTATTACCAGAAGTTAAAAGCGGGACGTTAA
- the potC gene encoding spermidine/putrescine ABC transporter permease PotC: MMGRLLRGGFMTAIYAYLYIPIVILIVNSFNSSRFGINWQGFTTNWYSLLINNDSLLQAARHSLTMAVFSATFATAIGALTAVALYRYRFRGKPFVSGMLFVVMMSPDIVMAISLLVLFMLAGIELGFWSLLFSHITFCLPFVVVTVYSRLKGFDVRMLEAARDLGASEITILRKIILPLAMPAVAAGWLLSFTLSMDDVVVSSFVTGPGYEILPLKIYSMVKVGVSPEVNALATILLALSLVLVLASQLLLRDKTKSLPRQAFNSGDVK, from the coding sequence ATGATGGGTCGACTGCTGCGCGGCGGTTTTATGACCGCCATTTACGCTTATCTTTACATCCCGATCGTTATTCTGATTGTGAACTCGTTCAACAGTTCGCGTTTCGGCATTAACTGGCAGGGCTTTACCACCAACTGGTACAGCCTGCTGATAAATAACGACAGCCTGTTGCAGGCGGCCCGGCACTCGCTGACCATGGCGGTGTTCTCCGCCACGTTTGCGACCGCTATCGGCGCGCTGACGGCGGTAGCGCTTTATCGCTACCGGTTTCGCGGCAAACCGTTTGTCAGCGGCATGCTGTTTGTGGTGATGATGTCGCCGGATATCGTGATGGCGATTTCCCTGCTGGTGTTGTTTATGCTGGCGGGCATTGAGCTCGGGTTCTGGTCGCTGCTCTTTTCACACATCACGTTCTGTCTGCCGTTCGTGGTCGTGACCGTCTATTCGCGCCTTAAAGGCTTTGATGTGCGGATGCTGGAGGCGGCGCGTGACCTGGGCGCCAGTGAAATCACTATCCTTCGCAAAATCATCCTGCCGCTCGCGATGCCTGCCGTGGCCGCAGGCTGGCTGCTGAGCTTTACGCTGTCGATGGATGACGTGGTGGTCTCGTCGTTTGTGACGGGGCCGGGTTATGAAATTCTGCCACTGAAGATTTATTCGATGGTAAAAGTGGGCGTGTCGCCGGAAGTGAACGCGCTCGCCACCATTTTGCTGGCGCTGTCGCTGGTCCTGGTACTGGCAAGCCAGCTGCTGCTTCGCGATAAAACCAAAAGCCTGCCTCGCCAGGCCTTCAACTCAGGGGACGTAAAATGA